In the Poecilia reticulata strain Guanapo unplaced genomic scaffold, Guppy_female_1.0+MT scaffold_1407, whole genome shotgun sequence genome, TTCGCCATCAATGTTATAAACACATTATTGATCTTTCCATCACATCTTTTCACCTTACAAAACTATAACCGGTTGTTTTATGTTCTCAGCCAGAGAAGAGAGATATAGTTCTATATTTATAGTTATATAGTTTTCTTAGACATCTATCAGTCTTTTCCAGGGTTTTCTCCCATTTGTGATCCAAACATAGTGGTCCAAGCCACAAAAGCTGACAATCAGTGGAATATCTCACCTGTGACAGCTGTCAGCTGTCCTCCACTGTTTCTCACATTTCCAGTCACAGTGTAGAGAGTGAATGTGTATATGGTTCCAGCAGTCAGAGATGAGACTGTGTGAGTCACTGTTGCAGCTCCATCTGGAGCATTGATGTTTGTCTCTGTGCCGTCATACTGGAGAACAAAGCTGGTGGTGACCGCGCTCCACTGCAGAGTGATGCTGGTCTCATTTTGTGCCAGAACTATGAAGGGCGGAATTTCTAATGCAGATAAATACAACATGAATtacaatataaaacattatttttgttttaccaaacataaagaTTATGCTACACATTTCGTTCGCttaagaaaatgacaaatttcaAAAAATTTAACGAATTGATTAgggtttgtgtgcgtgtgtgtgcccATTGAAATTCTCTGGTTGTAAAAGACAAgatactttttaattatttgtaaattattacCATAAAACAGTACCTGTACAATATGCCAGTTGACAGTAAGATGGCAGTTGAACTTTGTAGACATAGAATCCAGAACAAAGTTTGATCTGAATGGTGCTGGCGGCAAAGTTGAAGCAGGAACCCGCCCAGGCACCAAATACACTGCGAGTTACGATTTCATTAAGCTGGACTGGATGAGCCCCGTTTATCCACATAGGAGCAGCGGTTCCACAATGGTATTCTGCTACACATTTCTCTGGCATCCGAGCGCTGCTCTGCCCCAAATAAAAGCGATACCATCCACTCCAGACAATGTTTCGGTCACAGCGATAGATTGTTCTGTCTGTATACTCTGTTGAACGCCATGTATCGTTCAGTACAGTGTATGTGGCACAGGGGTCA is a window encoding:
- the LOC103461417 gene encoding uncharacterized protein LOC103461417, coding for MPEKCVAEYHCGTAAPMWINGAHPVQLNEIVTRSVFGAWAGSCFNFAASTIQIKLCSGFYVYKVQLPSYCQLAYCTEIPPFIVLAQNETSITLQWSAVTTSFVLQYDGTETNINAPDGAATVTHTVSSLTAGTIYTFTLYTVTGNVRNSGGQLTAVTAPQNAEGFKKSGQCKSNITLQWNKINNSTSFVLQCDGIETKINAPDGDGPVTHTVSSLAVGTKYNFTLYSVFESVRSSGVQLVAFLEPSYIIQMKLKFNSQTQLSDSEMENVLVEFFKAHGLSQFSLKVRIIKP